The following is a genomic window from Effusibacillus pohliae DSM 22757.
TCTTTTTAGGCCTCGGGGTCGATCCCCCATAAAAAACACAACCTTCCTGTCCTGCTTGGTTTCATATTCGCTTATGGACGCCGAAAAGTAAATCGCTTTGGAGGACATTTTCATAATCATGTTGTGCCCCGCCAGGGGCATGGGGGTTTAAACTTTGAATAAAAATCGAGTTTTTTACAATCTCATGGTCATTTGTATCCAGATCAGCTATTACAAAAATAATTGTACAGCAACTTATGCCCCCGGCGGATCAGCCGCCAGCCACGTCTACCGCTTTTTGGCCTGCGAACCAAGGTAGCCTTCACATGCTTCACATGCCCAAGGGTGGTGGCTTAAGCTTTTCGTTTCGCTTGACTTACTGCACCCTCCGGGTCCAAATGCCAAAACCCCGCTCGCGTTGTGTGAGCGGGGTTTTGCAATATCGCCTGATTGCGGCCTGCTATTTGCGATGTTTGATCGTCGCCTGGGCGGCTGCCAGTCTGGCGATGGGCACGCGGAACGGGGAACAGGATACATAGTTCAAACCGGTCTTGTAACAAAACTCGATCGAGCTTTTCTCTCCCCCGTGCTCGCCGCAAATGCCCAGTTTCAAATCGGGCTTCACACTGCGGCCGAGCTGCTCGGCCATCTGGATCAGTTTGCCGACCCCGGTTTGGTCGAGCACGGCGAACGGGTTGTCGGGCAACACTTTGTGCTGCACGTACTGATGCAGGAATTTGCCTTCCGCATCGTCGCGTGAGAAACCGAACGTCGTCTGCGTCAGGTCATTTGTGCCGAACGAGAAGAAGTCCGCCTCGGTCGCAATTTCGTCGGCCGTCAGGGCGGCGCGCGGAATTTCGATCATCGTGCCGATCGTATACTCGAACCGCTGGCCGGTTTCTTCCATCACCTGGTTCGCTTTTTCCACCACGAGCTCGCGCATGATCCGCAATTCGTTGACATGGCCGACCAGCGGAATCATCACTTCCGGCCGGGCGTCAATCCCTTCCTGCCGCAATTTGGCGGTCGCCCGGAAAATCGCCACCACCTGCATCTCGTAGATTTCCGGGAAGGTCATGCCCAGACGGCAGCCGCGGTGTCCGAGCATCGGGTTGAACTCATGCAGGGCGCGCACTTTCCGCAGCAAATTTTCTTTTTCGCGAATCTGTTCACGGTCTGCATCTTCCTGCATGCGCAGTTTGGTCAATTCGACCAGCAACTCCTCCAGGTTGGGCAAAAACTCGTGCAGCGGCGGGTCCAGCAGGCGAATCGTCACCGGCAGACCTTCCATCGCCCGCAGGATGCCTTCAAAATCCCCCTGCTGCATCGGCAGCAGCTTGTCGAGCGCTCGTCGGCGTTCTTCATCCGTTTCCGCCAAAATCATCTCCTGCACGATCGGCACCCGGTCGATCGCCATGAACATGTGCTCCGTCCGGCACAACCCGATTCCCTGTGCGCCAAACTCGCGCGCCTTCAAAGCGTCCTCCGGATTGTCCGCGTTGGCCCGCACGTCGATCTGCCGGACTTCATCCGCCCATTCCAACAACTGCTTGAACTCAGGCGACAGCACCGGATCGATCAGCGGCACTTCCCCCAGCAGGACACGGCCGGTGGCGCCGTCAATCGAGATCCAGTCGCCTTCCTTCACCACGTGGTCGTCAACGGCAAACTGTTTCGCGCGCAGGTCGATGCGCAGCGATTCGCAGCCGCAGATGCACGGCTTGCCCATACCGCGGGCGACTACTGCCGCATGCGAAGTCATCCCGCCGCGCGATGTGACGATCCCTTGCGCCGCCACCATGCCGTGAATGTCTTCCGGCGTGGTTTCCGGCCGCACCAGGATCACTTTTTTGCCTTCGCCCGCCAATTTATCGGCCAGGTCGGCGTCAAACACCACCTGCCCGGACGCCGCCCCGGGCGAGGCGGGCAGCCCTTTGGCGATCACCTGCAATTTTGCATCCGGATCGATTCGCCGGTGCAACAGCTGGTCCAATCCGTCCGGATCGACCCGCAGCAGTGCCTCTTCCTTGCTGATCAGTCCTTCCGCCACCAGGTCGACCGCGATTTTTACGGCTGCCGGTGCTGTCCGTTTGCCGCTCCGCGTCTGCAGCATGTACAATTTTCCCCGTTCGACGGTAAACTCGATGTCCTGCATGTCCTTGTAGTGTGCTTCCAAACGGGCGGCAATCTCTTGAAACTGCTGGAAAATCTCGGGCATGATCTCTTTCAGCGCGGAGATCGGCTGCGGCGTGCGGATTCCCGCCACCACATCTTCCCCTTGCGCATTCACCAGAAACTCCCCGTACAGCTCTTTTTCACCCGTGGAAGGATTGCGCGTGAACGCCACGCCGGTGCCCGAATCGTCCCCCATGTTGCCGAATACCATCATCTGGACGTTGACGGCCGTTCCGAGATCGTCCGGAATCTTGTTGATCCGCCGGTAGACGAACGCGCGCTGGTTGTTCCACGACAGGAACACGGCTCGGATGGCCCGGTCCAATTGCACAGACGGATCTTGCGGAAAATCGTCCTTCGTTTCTTTCCGCACCAGTTCCTTGTAACGTGCGATCACATCCTGCCAGTCTTCCGCCGTCAATTCGGTGTCATGCCGAACCACTCTCGTCTCTTTCACCTGATCGAGAATCTGTTCAAAATGATAATGATCGACCCCCAGCACCACATCGCTGAACATCTGGATGAAGCGGCGGTAACAGTCATAGGCGAAGCGAGGATTGCCGGTCAGTTCGGCCAGCCCCTTGACCGTTTCGTCATTCAATCCGAGATTGAGGATCGTGTCCATCATGCCGGGCATCGAAAAAACGGCCCCCGACCGAACCGACACCAGCAGCGGATTGGCGGGGTCGCCCAATTTTTTGCCGACCCTTTTTTCCAGTTCCGCCAGCGCGGCGTCGATCTGTTGCTGAATCTCCGGCGAAATCGTCCGGCCGGCACTGTAGAACGCGTTGCACGCTTCCGTCGTGATCGTGAACCCTGGCGGGACCGGCAGTCCGGCCCGCGTCATCTCCGCCAGGTTCGCTCCTTTTCCGCCGAGCAGCGATTTCATGTCGGCACGTCCTTCATCGAACAGGTACACGAATTTTTGGTTCATCAACCTCTTCCTCCCCCGCGTTTCAGAATGTCCATCACAATGTTGGCCGTCTCTTCCACCGCTTTGTTCGACACGTTAATAACGGGACAGCCGATCTTGCGCATCAATTTTTCCGCGTAATCCAACTCTTGCAAAATCCGGTCGAGATTGGCATAGTTCGCCTGCGCCTTCAAACCGAGCGCCTTCAGCCTCTCTTGCCGGATGAGGTTCAGTTCGTTCGGCGAGATCGTCAGGCCGATGATTTTTTTCGGAGAAATCTGGAACAGTTCTTCCGGCGGCTCCACCTCCGGGACCAGCGGGACGTTGGCGCATTTGATCCGCTTGTGGGCCAGATACATGGACAGCGGCGTTTTCGATGTGCGGGACACCCCGATCAGCACCAAATCGGCCCGCAACAGACCGCGCGGGTCTTTGCCATCGTCATATTTGACCGCGAATTCGATCGCTTCCACCCTGCGGAAATAGTCGTCGTCCATTTGGTGAACAAGCCCCGGGCGGCGCTTGGGTTCGAGTTGAAACACATTCTGAAACGCATCGAGCATCGGCCCCATAATGTCCACCAAATAGACGTTTTGCCGTGCCGCCTCTTCCAGGATAAACTCCCGCAGGTGTGGCAGCACAAGAGTGAACGCGACAAATCCGTTCACTTCCTTCGCCGCTTGGATCACTTCTTTGATCGGTTCTTTGTCGTCCACATACGAGACGCGGCGGATTTCCACCCGCCCCCCGTCAAACTGGCTGGCGGCAGCTCGCACCACAAATTCGGCCGTTTCGCCGATCGAATCGGATACCACGTACACGATCGGTAATTGTTCCTTCACGCTTCCATTCCCCCTCCAACACACTCCCATCAAAGTGACACGATTCTACTCCCACAAAAGCGACGCGGATTCTCCGCAGCATCTTCCGAATCCTTGCGCCAAGTCGTGCTTTGATGGAGCAGCGAATCAAGTTATTGAGATCTTGTCAGATTTCCCGGTTGCTTCCGAGTTCCACGAAGATTTTGGTGACGGTTGTTTTGGTAAAGCGCCCGATCACTTCGTACTCCTTCCTGTCCGCATTCAGGACTTTCACCACAGGCAGCGAATCGATCGCGTTGTCCACCAGTTTTCTGGCCGCTTCGTAGACGTTGTCCTCGCCTGTGACGGTGATTACGTTCGGCATCCGGGTCATCACGAGTGATACGGGTATCGCGTGGGTCTCCTGTTTACCGATCGCCACTTTCAACAGATCCTTGCGGGAAATCACGCCGGCCAGAATCCCATGCTCCTTGACCACGGCCAAATTCCCGACATCCTCCACGAACATCGTGACAATCGCGTCATACACGGTCGCGCTCTCCGGGATCACGACCGGCACTGCCTTGTGGTCCTTGACCAGCATTTTGCGCAGTTGTTCGCCAAAGATTTCGCTCGATTTTTTTCCCGCATAAAAATATCCGACCCGCGGCCTCGCTTCCAAAAAGCCGGCCATCGTCAGAATCGCCAAATCAGGGCGCAACGTGGCTCGCGTCAAATTCAGCTTTTCCGCGATCTGCTCGCCGGTGATCGGCCCTTCACGGCGCACGATCTCCAAAATCTGCTGCTGTCTTGCTGACAATTCGATGGTCAACACCACCTTTGAAAAATGTAACACAGAAATGTGACATACTTTATGTTGATGTTAGCTATATAGTATATACTATATCATTGCCCCATTTTCTGCTAGACCTAAATTGCATGAAAATGCAGATTCCTGCTACACTGGCCATACGAAAACGCTCGTGTAGATCGGAGGCAGACACTGATGGAAATCGAAACGATTTATCAAACCTATAAGCCGCTTCTGTTCTCAGTCGCCTATCGCCAACCCGGAAGCTTTTCAAACGTTGCTGAAGCTGGAATGCCAGAAGACGCCCAATGCCGCTCTGCGGCAAGGGCGTCTTCCGTCTATCAATTCGGTTGTCCGGAGTTTGCATGCAAAAACCGCTGCAATTCGCCGCGGATAGCCTCCGCCGTGTCCAGTTCCAGCACTTGGGCGGCCAGTTGCTTGCACTCCGCCTGCCGTAACCGGGCGATCTGACGCTTGATCCTGCTGATCGAACCAGCATCCATGCTCCATTCATCCAACCCGAATCCCAGCAGTAGCGGAACCGCCAGCGGATCGCCCGCCATACCTCCACACATGCCGACCCATTTTTCCGCTTGGTGGGCGGCTGCAATCACCGATTGGATCAGCCGGAGCACGGCGGGGTGAAAAGGATCATACAAGTAGGCCACATGTTCATTCATCCGGTCAACCGCCAGCGTATACTGTACCAGATCATTCGTTCCGATGCTGAAAAAATCGACCTCCCGGGCAAACCGGTCGGCCAGCAGAGCGGCCGAGGGAACTTCGATCATGATGCCCACTTCCAGCGACCGGTCGTAGGCGATGCCCGCTTCCTCCAACTGTTGGCGAGCCTTTTCATAAATCGCCTTTGCCCGGTGCCACTCCTCCAGGCCGGAAATCATCGGAAACATGATTTTCAGTTTGCCATACGCGCTCGCCCGCAAAATCGCCCGGATTTGGGTCAACAGCAGCGTCTCGTTCCCAAGGCAAAGGCGGATCGCCCGGTAGCCGAGGAACGGATTCATCTCTTGCGGCAGCGAGAGGTATGGCAGCTGCTTGTCCCCTCCGATGTCGAGCGTGCGGATCACAACCGGGCGCTCGCCCATGGTCTCTGCCACTTGTTTGTATGCCCGGTACTGCTCCTCCTCGTCCGGCATCCGGTCGCTGTGCATAAACAGAAATTCCGTTCTGTATAGCCCGATCCCCTCTGCGCCTTGTTCCAGCGCGACCCGCGCCTCTTCCGGCGTACCGATGTTCGCAGCGATCTCGACCCGTATGCCATCCTGCGTGACGGCCGGGTTGCCCGCATCGCGTTTCAGTTGATCCTGCTGCTCCTGCTCCAGCCGCATTTTTTCCTGATACTGCGAGAGGGTCGCTGCATCCGGTTCGACGATGCAGACGCCGGACGCGCCGTCGATCACCAGCAGGCTGCCATTGCGAATCTTGTCCAACTGTTCACCGACCCCGACCACCGCCGGGATCCCCACCGAGCGGGATAAAATCGCCGTATGCGAGGTTTTCCCCCCTTTGCGGATGACAAACCCGAGAATATAGCGTTTGTCCAACTGGACCGTCTCGGAAGGCGTCAGGTCATCGGCCACAAGGATCACCGGTTCGCCGATGTCTGACAGGGAGGTCTGGTGGCCACCCTGCAGATTGGCCAGCAGGCGGTTGCCGACATCCTTCACGTCCACCGCTCGTTCGCGCAAATACTCAGACTCCATCGCCGCAAACAATCCGCTGATCCGTTCGACCACCTGGAGCACCGCCCGTTCGGCTGAGTAGCGCTCTGTGACGATCCATTTTTCGATCTCCGGATAAAACGCGGGATCGTCCAATATGCTTTGCTGTCCGGCCAAAATGACCGCCTTTTCCTCCCCCGCCATGCGCCTGGTGCGTTCGACCAGTTCGCCCAGTTGACGGATACTTGTCTCCTTGGCATGCCGCAGCCGTTCCAGCTCATTCTCAATCTCCGCTTCGGCGATCGATTGCCGCACCGCTTCCCGCCTCACGGTGGAGGGATCCAGGACGAACGCTTTCCCTACCCGGATCCCATCCGATACGCCGATTCCCTGCAATTTGGTTTCCGCCATTATTCTTCACCAAACTTGCTTTCCACCAATTGCGTCAAGGCTTCCAGCGCTTCCCGCTCGTCCGCCCCGTCCGCCTGAATCGTCATTTTCGCACCCTTGGCCAGTCCCAAGGTCATCAAGCCCAAGATGCTTTTGCCGTCCACTTTCACGCCTTTTTCGTTGATCACGTAAATCGTGGCGGCAAATCGCCCGGCTGTGTGCACAAACTGCTGGGCGGGGCGAACATGAAACCCCTCCGCATTCTCGATGGTCACTTCTCTTGTCAGCATACCGATTCCTCCTGCTTTTAAAGTGCCTCTAATGCTGCGATCACGTCGTTGGCAGATGCGGCTTCCGCCAACCGGTTGCGGAACGATTCATGCATCAGTTTGCGGGAAATGGCCGCCAGCACTTGCAGATGTTCATTGTCGGCATGCGCCTGCGGAACGGCGATCAAAAACACCATCGACACCGGTTTTCCATCAAGCGAATTCCAGTCGACCGGTTCGCTCAATTTGGCGAACGCAAGCCCTGGACGCGCCACCCCTTCCGACTTGCCGTGCGGAATCGCCACGCCAAATCCGACGCCGGTAGAGCCGGTTTGTTCACGTTTCATGACGGCTTCCACAAACGCGGCCGCATCTGTGACATAGCCAGCGTCCCGCATGGCGGCCGCCAATTTTTCGATACATTGCGGTTTGCTTTCTGCATCCAGCGGCAACAGGACCGTTTCCGGCCTGATCAAAGCAGTTAGATTCAAGTTGGTTTCCTCCCCACTGTGACATTTCTGGTTGCTTCTTTGTACATTACATTGGCTTGCTTCGCTTCAACGCATTCACCAGGAGCGCCGTGATAACCGTACCGATCACGATCGCCAGCGCATACAAGCCGAGCTTACCGACCGTATTCGGAATCAGCAGTACGAAAATACCGCCATGCGGAGCACGCAGCGTCGCGCCAAACAGCATCGACAACGCGCCTGTCACAGCAGAACCGACCATGATCGAAGGAATCACGCGGAACGGATCGGCCGCCGCGAACGGAATCGCTCCCTCTGTAATAAACGAAATCCCCAGCACTCCGGCCGCTTTTCCGGCTTCCCGCTCCTCAGGCGTGTATTTGCTGCGTCCGATCAGCGTCGCCAGCCACAGGCCCAACGGCGGTGTCATACCAGCTGCCATGACGGCCGCCATCGGCTCATATACATTGCTGCCCAGCAGACCGACGGCAAACGTATACGCCGCCTTGTTTACCGGACCTCCCATGTCGAACGCCATCATCGCCCCTAGCAGCAGGCCCAAAAAGACCGCATTGGTCGAACTGAGCCCCTTCAGCCAGTCGGTCAGTCCGGTCATAATCGCCGTCACTGGCTTCCCGATCACATACGTCATGAGAAGCCCGACCGCAAGCGTCGCCACAAACGGGATGATCAAAACCGGTTTCAAGCCTTCCAGATTTTTCGGCAGCTGAATCCTATCCCGCAGCCATTTTGCAATATACCCCGCCAAAAATCCGGCGATGATCCCGCCCAGGAAACCCGCGCCGATCTTGGAAGCCAGCATGCCCCCGACCAACCCGGGCGCCAGGCCAGGCTTGTCGGCGATCGAGAAAGCGATAAATCCAGCGAGAATCGGCACCATCAGGGCAAACGCCGCGCCTCCCCCGATGTCCATCAATATAGCCGCCAGTGTTCCTTTTTCCTTGAACGCCTCAATTCCGAATACAAACGAGATCGCGATGATCAGTCCACCCCCATCGCCCCGCGGGTTTCCACTTTCAGCTCGACGTTTTTTTCGCTCGCCGCCTGCTGCAGAGCTTCTGCAGCCATGTAGGTGTGGGCAATTCCTGTCGGACAAGCGGTAACAGCCAAAATTTTTTTCATTCTCTTTGCCCCTTTCGTTTTGTTTGCGTTGCAGGTCTTATAAGTGAACGACATGCACCCTTGCAATGCTGTTTTCGACTTCCTCCAGCGTGCACACCTGGGTGCCAAATTTGGAAGCAGTCACCGTTCCCGCTGCCGTCCCCCAAATCGCCGTTTCGCGCAACGATTTGCCGGTCAGCAACGAATACACGAGCGCCGCCACCATCGAATCGCCCGCTCCGACGGTGCTTTGCGGGGTAATCGAAAACGGGAACACGCGGTACGCCGCATCCGCGTCCATCACCAACGACCCGTCGCCGCCCATGGAAATCGCCACCAGCGAGACACCCTGCTGCAACAATTCCCGGCCGGCCGCCACGATCTCCGCTTCACTGTCCAATTTTCGCCCCATCCATTGCTGCAATTCGAACAAATTGGGTTTGACGGCGAACGGCTTCGCCAGGATCCCTTGCCGCAGCGGGGTGCCGTCCGCATCAAGGACAGTGCGGACCCCCCGTTCATTGGCCATCTCAATGTAGTCCCGGTAAATGTGATCCGGAGCCCCCGGCGGCAGGCTGCCGCCCACCACCAGCACCGCGGCGTGCTGCAACAAATCAGCCAACTTTTCGCGGAAACGGTGTAAATCATCGGCGTGTACCGTAAAACCGGGGTCGTTGATTTCGGTGGTGATGCGCGTTTGCTCATCGTAAATCTTCAGGTTGGTGCGGGTTTCGCCCGACACCTCCAAAAAATCGACGGAAATCCCCTGTTCCTCCAACTGTTTCACCAGCCACCTTCCCTGCGCGCCGGCCATCAGCCCGGTAGCCTTCACATCCACCCCGAACTGGTTCAATACCTTCGCTACATTGATGCCTTTGCCGCCCGGATCTTGGCGCATTTGCCGTACTCGGTTCAGGCCGCCGATCTGCAACCGCGGCAAAATCACCGTTTTGTCGAGTGCCGGGTTGAGAGTGACGGTGACGACAAATCGGTTCATCGGCTGTTCCTCCCTACGCATGTACAAGATGGACGTCCACCCCCAATCTCTCCAACTGGTCGACGACACCGGCGGGCACAGCATCATCAATGACAATCTTGTCGATTTCTTGCAAATCGGCCACTTTGGCAAACGCCACTTTCCCGATCTTGCTGTGATCCGTAAGCAAAATCACCGTTTTGGCCGCTTCAATCATCTTCCGTTTGACCGCCGCCTCCAACAGGTTCGGTGTGGTCAGTCCCTCCGCCGGATGCAAGGCGTTCGTCCCCACAAACGCTTTGTCCACCCGGATCCGGATAAGGGATTGCTCGGCGAACGGCCCCACCATCGCCAGGGTTTCCCGGCGCAGGCTGCCACCGGTGAGGATCACCTCGATACCTGCTGCATCCCGCAGTTCCTGCCCGATCATCAAGGAGTTGGTCACCACCGTCAGCCGGCTAAACGTTTTCAACTCTTTTGCCAGATGATAAGTGGTGGTACCCGAATCGAGCAGAATGGTGTCGCCCGCTTCAATCATCTCCGCCGCCCGCCGGGCGATCGCCTGCTTCTCCTTGAGAAACTGGTCCTCTTTTTCCCCATAAGTCGGCTCAAAATTGACGCTTTGCAGAGAAATAGCTCCACCGTGCGCCCGGCGCAGCAGTTTCGCCTCTTCCAGCTCTTTCAAATCCCGCCGGATGGTGGCCTCGGATACCTCAAACAGTTGGCTCAGCTCCTGCACGGAAGCCCGCGAATGCGCTTGCACATACTCGACGATTTTCGTTTTTCGCTCTTCTCCGTACATCTGCCCACAACCTCATCTGATTGTTTGCTTGCATAAATTTGATCGTTTATGATCGTTTGTGTTCATTTATGATTATAGTCGATATTTTTCTTCGATTCAACAAAAAAATCGGAAGGGCAGAGAATGGCCACAAGCAGCCTGCTGCAACCCACGCCCGGCAGCCGAAAAAAAAAAAAAAGAGGGCTGCGTTTCGACGCAACCCCCAGTCGATCACCCGAGGTGAAGGCGGGCCATCCGACAAATATTTTACTTCGCCTCGGCAGTTACCTTGTTTTGAACCCCGAGGCTGCGTGTTACGAGGCTTACGGCCAGCAGCACGGCCACATTGACAAGCATGGCCACGATTCCGACGTTCAGGTCCTGCACCGCCTGCGGCAGGGACGGAAATAATGTGCCGATTGTGGTGTTGCTCAGCGTAATATACGCTACGGTTGCCACACCCACCATGATTCCGGCGAACGCTCCCTGTTTGGTGACAAAGCGCCTTTTGAACAGGCTGAAGAGCAGCGCCGGGAACAACTGTGTCACCAGGCTGTAGCCCATCAGGAGCAGTGTGACGATCGCACTGCCGCCCTGCAGAGTAAAGTATACGGAAATCAGCGCCACGACCGGCACCAGATACTTGGCCAATTTTGCAACCTGTTGGTCGGATGCGGACGGAACAAGCACTTGATAGACGTTTTTTGCAAGCAGGGTGGAGGCGGCCATCAAAATCATCGAACCGGGCACGAGGGCGGTCAGCAAGCCGGCTGCCCCGATCAATCCGACCAGCCACGGGTCAAATGTATGTTTCGAGATTTTCAGCAATGCAAGGTCGGCGTTTGCTCCTTTCAGACCGGGAACCTGCAGGATCGCCGCAAAACCGACAAAAAACACAAACAGCAATACAAGTTGGTAGAGCGGCATGACGATCGCATTCTTGCGAAACACTTTTTCGTTTGTCGCCGAATAGACAGAGCCGAACGTGTGGGGCCACATATAGAAGCCAAGTGCTGTCAGGAGAACAGTCGAGACAAACCAGGAAACGCTTTGCCCTTTTTCCGGAAGCGTCAGAAATCCGGGCTTGGCGGCATCAATCGCTTGAAACATCGGCTGGATTCCGCCATAGTAATGAATCGGCAGATAGATGCCAAGAAACAATACGATTCCCAGAATCATGATGTCTTTGACAACGGCTGTCCAGGCGGACCCGTGAATGCCGGAGATCATCACGTAAGCCGTGACGGCAATCGCGCCAATCCAGATCGCGGCTGTCGGCGTGATGGAACCGTACGATGCCTCGGATACAATGATGCCCAACCCCTTCAATTGCAACACCAGGTAAGGCACCAGCGCCACGATGCCAACCAGCGAAACCAGAACCCCAAGCGACCGGCTTTTGTACTTGCTTGCGAAAAAATCCGATTGCGACATCAGTTTGTGCTCTTTCCCGTACTTCCAGATGGCAGGAAGCAACCAGTAGGAGATGATATACGCCAAGCAGCCATACGCGATTATATAGAAGGCCGGACCACCTTTTCCATACGCCCAGCCGCTTCCGCCAAGAAACGTGAAGGTTGTGTAAATTTCGCCGGCCATTAACAGAAACACAAACAGTGTACCAAACCCCCGGCCGCCGACAGCCCATTGTTCCAGGTTCATATCCTTGCCTTTTCGCGCACGAATCCCAAGGTACAAAGAAAGCAGCAGAAAACCGAAAATCAGAATCAATGCGCCATTCATCGAGTCTCACCTTCCTTGTTTGCCGGATCCAGTTTGAACACGATCGCCATGATGACAGATGTAAGAACCACCCACATGACGATCCAGAAAAGGAGAAACGGCATGCCAAGCACATAGGGAGCCGTTTGATTGACAAATGATACGCCACCCAGAATCGCGAGGAACGGAAGCAATGCCAGCACATGATAGATTTTCATCTTGGTTCACCTCCGGTTTCGATTACAACAACGATTTACGACAACAATTTGAACGTTGCGTTCACAAACATCTTGACTCCATTTTCCAGAGCATCCTCATCGATTGTAAAGCGGGGATGATGGTGTGGATACACGATGCCTTTTTCCCGATTGCCTGCCCCCGTATAGAAGTAGGTGCCGGGAGCTTTTTGCTGGAAAGCGGAAAAATCTTCTCCTCCCATGTTGGGGCGCATCATGTCAAGCGCCTCCTCGCCAAATACTTCACGAACGGTCTCTTCAATGACGCGAGTCACATCCTCATCGTTCACGACAGGCCGATACCCGAACTCATATTTGAACTGGTAGGAAGCCCCGTGAGCCTCCGTGATCCCTTTGACAATCCGCTCCATGAGACTCGGTACCGACTGCCTGATGCCGGCGTCAAAACTGCGGACCGTTCCACAGATTTCAACCGAACCCGGGATCACGTTATGTGTAGTGCCGCCAACAAATTTGGTGACGGAGACCACCAGATTGTCCAATGG
Proteins encoded in this region:
- the ppdK gene encoding pyruvate, phosphate dikinase yields the protein MNQKFVYLFDEGRADMKSLLGGKGANLAEMTRAGLPVPPGFTITTEACNAFYSAGRTISPEIQQQIDAALAELEKRVGKKLGDPANPLLVSVRSGAVFSMPGMMDTILNLGLNDETVKGLAELTGNPRFAYDCYRRFIQMFSDVVLGVDHYHFEQILDQVKETRVVRHDTELTAEDWQDVIARYKELVRKETKDDFPQDPSVQLDRAIRAVFLSWNNQRAFVYRRINKIPDDLGTAVNVQMMVFGNMGDDSGTGVAFTRNPSTGEKELYGEFLVNAQGEDVVAGIRTPQPISALKEIMPEIFQQFQEIAARLEAHYKDMQDIEFTVERGKLYMLQTRSGKRTAPAAVKIAVDLVAEGLISKEEALLRVDPDGLDQLLHRRIDPDAKLQVIAKGLPASPGAASGQVVFDADLADKLAGEGKKVILVRPETTPEDIHGMVAAQGIVTSRGGMTSHAAVVARGMGKPCICGCESLRIDLRAKQFAVDDHVVKEGDWISIDGATGRVLLGEVPLIDPVLSPEFKQLLEWADEVRQIDVRANADNPEDALKAREFGAQGIGLCRTEHMFMAIDRVPIVQEMILAETDEERRRALDKLLPMQQGDFEGILRAMEGLPVTIRLLDPPLHEFLPNLEELLVELTKLRMQEDADREQIREKENLLRKVRALHEFNPMLGHRGCRLGMTFPEIYEMQVVAIFRATAKLRQEGIDARPEVMIPLVGHVNELRIMRELVVEKANQVMEETGQRFEYTIGTMIEIPRAALTADEIATEADFFSFGTNDLTQTTFGFSRDDAEGKFLHQYVQHKVLPDNPFAVLDQTGVGKLIQMAEQLGRSVKPDLKLGICGEHGGEKSSIEFCYKTGLNYVSCSPFRVPIARLAAAQATIKHRK
- a CDS encoding pyruvate, water dikinase regulatory protein, with amino-acid sequence MGVCWRGNGSVKEQLPIVYVVSDSIGETAEFVVRAAASQFDGGRVEIRRVSYVDDKEPIKEVIQAAKEVNGFVAFTLVLPHLREFILEEAARQNVYLVDIMGPMLDAFQNVFQLEPKRRPGLVHQMDDDYFRRVEAIEFAVKYDDGKDPRGLLRADLVLIGVSRTSKTPLSMYLAHKRIKCANVPLVPEVEPPEELFQISPKKIIGLTISPNELNLIRQERLKALGLKAQANYANLDRILQELDYAEKLMRKIGCPVINVSNKAVEETANIVMDILKRGGGRG
- a CDS encoding helix-turn-helix transcriptional regulator: MTIELSARQQQILEIVRREGPITGEQIAEKLNLTRATLRPDLAILTMAGFLEARPRVGYFYAGKKSSEIFGEQLRKMLVKDHKAVPVVIPESATVYDAIVTMFVEDVGNLAVVKEHGILAGVISRKDLLKVAIGKQETHAIPVSLVMTRMPNVITVTGEDNVYEAARKLVDNAIDSLPVVKVLNADRKEYEVIGRFTKTTVTKIFVELGSNREI
- the ptsP gene encoding phosphoenolpyruvate--protein phosphotransferase, which produces MAETKLQGIGVSDGIRVGKAFVLDPSTVRREAVRQSIAEAEIENELERLRHAKETSIRQLGELVERTRRMAGEEKAVILAGQQSILDDPAFYPEIEKWIVTERYSAERAVLQVVERISGLFAAMESEYLRERAVDVKDVGNRLLANLQGGHQTSLSDIGEPVILVADDLTPSETVQLDKRYILGFVIRKGGKTSHTAILSRSVGIPAVVGVGEQLDKIRNGSLLVIDGASGVCIVEPDAATLSQYQEKMRLEQEQQDQLKRDAGNPAVTQDGIRVEIAANIGTPEEARVALEQGAEGIGLYRTEFLFMHSDRMPDEEEQYRAYKQVAETMGERPVVIRTLDIGGDKQLPYLSLPQEMNPFLGYRAIRLCLGNETLLLTQIRAILRASAYGKLKIMFPMISGLEEWHRAKAIYEKARQQLEEAGIAYDRSLEVGIMIEVPSAALLADRFAREVDFFSIGTNDLVQYTLAVDRMNEHVAYLYDPFHPAVLRLIQSVIAAAHQAEKWVGMCGGMAGDPLAVPLLLGFGLDEWSMDAGSISRIKRQIARLRQAECKQLAAQVLELDTAEAIRGELQRFLHANSGQPN
- a CDS encoding HPr family phosphocarrier protein, translated to MLTREVTIENAEGFHVRPAQQFVHTAGRFAATIYVINEKGVKVDGKSILGLMTLGLAKGAKMTIQADGADEREALEALTQLVESKFGEE
- a CDS encoding PTS sugar transporter subunit IIA produces the protein MNLTALIRPETVLLPLDAESKPQCIEKLAAAMRDAGYVTDAAAFVEAVMKREQTGSTGVGFGVAIPHGKSEGVARPGLAFAKLSEPVDWNSLDGKPVSMVFLIAVPQAHADNEHLQVLAAISRKLMHESFRNRLAEAASANDVIAALEAL
- the pfkB gene encoding 1-phosphofructokinase, producing MNRFVVTVTLNPALDKTVILPRLQIGGLNRVRQMRQDPGGKGINVAKVLNQFGVDVKATGLMAGAQGRWLVKQLEEQGISVDFLEVSGETRTNLKIYDEQTRITTEINDPGFTVHADDLHRFREKLADLLQHAAVLVVGGSLPPGAPDHIYRDYIEMANERGVRTVLDADGTPLRQGILAKPFAVKPNLFELQQWMGRKLDSEAEIVAAGRELLQQGVSLVAISMGGDGSLVMDADAAYRVFPFSITPQSTVGAGDSMVAALVYSLLTGKSLRETAIWGTAAGTVTASKFGTQVCTLEEVENSIARVHVVHL